The following are from one region of the Vanessa cardui chromosome 3, ilVanCard2.1, whole genome shotgun sequence genome:
- the LOC124543552 gene encoding mucin-2-like, which translates to MEDAFALVVLTLLQLCRAEISNTEWYAANLINDPSYTPKPITEIFTTDLNFSPKIPTISTQSNTRITPPVTTTADTPATTTFGNSDSSTQQDQAQRIPFQIVGVPGPRQPQIITQAVTDPKNELSSFLLIFDPRQQTSQLYPQPINTSPPTTTVTQSTTTETPSTSMRTRSTTLPPQTSTINMQETTVLPRNPQQQTIPLAPTVVSPSFSPGRWDIRNIVYPNFPIINTGCNTTTVSNTVVASSTITPQTVRPGTGSVNPFLTVRLKSPKGSLTNIRINPTTTKKPTTTRRRKSNKKSNDYEICLRSCDGKKEPICSSPTGVFPINPDRLKGFASLCHMACHNSFRKDQVYEKVTEGRCGRLRTRIRPVDKNKLNREELNKAQYTIQHNAPETIMEFSSLTH; encoded by the exons ATGGAGGACGCATTTGCACTCGTCGTTTTAACAC tgttACAACTATGTCGAGCAGAAATATCAAATACAGAGTGGTACGCGGCAAATCTTATAAACGACCCGAGCTACACACCAAAACCTATTACCGAGATATTTACAACTGACTTAAATTTTTCACCAAAAATTCCGACAATATCAACACAGTCAAACACTCGAATTACGCCACCTGTTACAACCACAGCTGATACTCCTGCAACGACCACATTTGGTAACAGCGACAGTTCAACGCAACAAGACCAGGCACAAAGAATACCGTTCCAAATTGTGGGAGTGCCAGGTCCACGACAACCACAAATAATTACTCAAGCAGTCACTGATCCGAAAAATGAACTCTCTAgctttttgttgatttttgatCCAAGACAACAAACCAGTCAATTATATCCTCAACCAATCAACACTTCTCCGCCTACGACGACAGTAACTCAATCTACTACAACTGAAACTCCTTCCACGTCAATGCGAACTCGGTCGACAACTTTGCCACCACAAACATCAACAATAAACATGCAAGAAACGACAGTTTTGCCGAGAAATCCACAGCAACAGACGATTCCCTTAGCGCCTACGGTTGTATCGCCAAGTTTCAGTCCCGGAAGATGGGATATAAGAAACATTGTTTATCCAAATTTCCCAATAATTAATACTGGTTGCAACACAACAACAGTGTCCAACACAGTTGTTGCAAGTTCGACTATAACTCCTCAGACAGTGCGGCCAGGAACCGGAAGCGTCAATCCTTTTTTGACAGTTCGCTTAAAATCACCCAAGGGTTCATTAACAAACATTCGTATTAATCCTACAACAACGAaaaaaccaacaacaacaagacgaagaaaatcaaacaaaaagtcAAACGATTATGAAATTTGCTTAAGATCGTGTGATGGCAAAAAGGAGCCGATTTGTAGCAGCCCTACTGGAGTGTTTCCAATTAATCCAGATAGGCTGAAGGGCTTCGCGTCGCTGTGCCACATGGCGTGCCATAACTCATTTAGGAAAGATC AAGTCTACGAAAAAGTGACTGAAGGCCGATGTGGGAGGTTGCGTACTCGTATACGACCCGTGGACAAGAACAAGTTGAACAGAGAAGAGTTAAACAAAGCCCAATACACAATACAACACAATGCTCCAGAAACTATTATGGAATTTTCCTCTTTAACACATTAA
- the LOC124543551 gene encoding cyclin-dependent kinase 8 produces the protein MGDNFQNNKTMAPVMMDYEFKIKTQNERSKVEDLFDYEGCKVGRGTYGHVYKARRKDGSDTKDYALKQIEGTGLSMSACREIALLRELKHPNVINLIRVFLSHTDRKVWLLFDYAEHDLWHIIKFHRAAKANKKSVMVPKGMVKSLLYQILDGIHYLHSNWVLHRDLKPANILVMGEGPERGRVKIADMGFARLFNAPLKPLADLDPVVVTFWYRAPELLLGARHYTKAIDIWAIGCIFAELLTSEPIFHCRQEDIKTSNPYHHDQLDRIFNVMGFPQEKDWEDIRKMPEHATLVKDFKRSNYQNCSLSKYMDRHKIKPDSKAFSLLQRLLLMDPNRRITSEQAMQDPYFSEDPLPTQDVFAGCPIPYPKREFLTDDDQEDKGESKARQNQQQQQPNTQQNQVQANNHDHAANNAKRMRMSGQNQGNTGGGGGQQEFHQQQQMMFGGQQQGGGSQQQGNFQQRF, from the exons atggGTGATAactttcaaaacaataaaacaatggcTCCGGTAATGATGGATTacgagtttaaaataaaaacacaaaatgaaCGATCGAAAGTGGAAGATTTGTTTGACTACGAAGGGTGTAAGGTTGGACGAGGCACTTACGGCCATGTTTATAAAGCCAGAAGAAAAGACGGTTCTGATACTAAAGATTACGCGTTAAAGCAGATAGAAGGAACAGGGCTTTCAATGTCAGCTTGTAGGGAAATTGCG cTTCTCCGTGAATTGAAACATCCGAATGTAATTAATCTAATAAGAGTATTCCTATCCCACACTGACCGTAAGGTATGGTTGCTATTTGACTATGCTGAGCATGACCTGTGGCATATAATAAAGTTCCACAGAGCAGCCAAGGCTAATAAAAAATCTGTTATGGTTCCTAAAGGGATGGTAAAAAGtttgttatatcaaatattagatggaatacattatttacattcaaaCTGGGTTTTACATAGAGATTTG aaaccagCGAATATACTCGTAATGGGTGAAGGGCCGGAAAGAGGCAGAGTGAAGATTGCTGATATGGGTTTTGCAAGGCTGTTCAATGCCCCATTAAAACCTTTGGCTGATCTGGATCCAGTAGTAGTCACATTTTGGTATAGAGCACCGGAATTGTTATTAGGAGCAAGACATTATACAAAAGCTATTG atatttggGCAATTGGATGTATATTTGCTGAACTATTAACATCTGAACCAATATTCCATTGTCGTCAAGAGGATATCAAAACCAGTAATCCTTATCACCACGATCAGCTTGACAGAATTTTCAATGTAATGGGTTTCCCTCAAGAGAAAGATTGGGAGGATATAAGAAAAATGCCCGAGCATGCAACACTGGTAAAGGATTTCAAAAGATCtaa TTATCAAAATTGTTCATTAAGTAAATACATGGATcgacataaaataaaaccagaCAGTAAAGCATTCAGTCTTTTGCAAAGACTCCTACTTATGGATCCTAATAGAAGAATAACTTCAGAACAAGCAATGCAGGATCCTTACTTCTCTGAAGATCCTTTACCAACGCag gatGTTTTTGCTGGCTGTCCCATACCATATCCAAAGCGAGAGTTCTTGACTGACGATGACCAAGAAGACAAGGGCGAGTCGAAAGCTCGGCAGAATCAACAACAGCAGCAGCCCAAT acCCAACAAAACCAAGTTCAAGCGAACAATCATGACCATGCAGCTAACAACGCTAAAAGAATGAGGATGTCAG GTCAAAACCAAGGCAACACTGGTGGTGGTGGAGGACAACAGGAATtccatcaacaacaacaaatgaTGTTCGGTGGGCAACAACAAGGCGGTGGATCACAACAACAGGGCAATTTTCaacaaagattttaa